In the genome of Saccharomonospora viridis DSM 43017, one region contains:
- a CDS encoding MogA/MoaB family molybdenum cofactor biosynthesis protein: protein MERDAQRLGRALVVIVDDRVAQGEVDDAMGPLVTELLEEANFIVDGIVVVRADTVEIRNALNTAVIGGVDLVVTVGGTGVSPRDVTPDATGGVLDRPVPGIAEALRSSGLAAGALDAGISRGLVGISGSTLVVNLAGSRAAVRDGMATLSALVPHVIDELSGLDQS from the coding sequence ATGGAACGCGATGCACAGCGGCTGGGACGGGCTCTCGTCGTGATCGTGGACGACCGAGTGGCCCAGGGCGAAGTCGATGACGCTATGGGCCCACTCGTGACCGAGCTGCTGGAAGAGGCGAACTTCATCGTCGACGGCATCGTGGTCGTCCGCGCGGACACGGTCGAGATCCGCAACGCGTTGAACACGGCCGTCATCGGCGGTGTCGACCTGGTGGTCACGGTCGGCGGCACAGGGGTGTCCCCGCGCGACGTCACTCCGGACGCCACGGGAGGGGTGCTCGACAGGCCGGTGCCGGGCATCGCGGAGGCATTGCGTTCGTCGGGGCTGGCCGCGGGTGCGCTGGACGCGGGCATCTCCCGTGGTCTCGTCGGCATCTCCGGCAGCACCCTGGTGGTGAACCTCGCGGGATCACGTGCTGCCGTCCGCGACGGTATGGCGACGTTGTCGGCGTTGGTGCCGCACGTCATAGACGAGCTCTCCGGCCTCGACCAGTCCTGA